Proteins encoded in a region of the Saccharothrix ecbatanensis genome:
- a CDS encoding type 1 glutamine amidotransferase produces MTRLLVLQPDRDDPPARLGEWLTAAGAVLDVVEPYAQPVPETLDGYQGVVCLGGAMGALDDVEHPWLADVRKLLSHAVSKRVPVLALCLGAQLLAAATGGQVRRSPHGTLIGMDLVAKRDAASGDPLFGELPWTPDVLQFHEDEVSFLPPTALLLASSPKCANEAFRVGDRAYGLQFHIETTPDMVVGWGAGNPDAVAAARPGALDPDRLAQGHEDIREVWEPFAERFVRLASGELTIQRSLPLV; encoded by the coding sequence GTGACCCGTCTGCTCGTGCTGCAACCCGACCGCGACGACCCGCCGGCCCGCCTCGGCGAGTGGCTGACCGCCGCCGGGGCGGTGCTGGACGTGGTCGAACCCTACGCACAGCCGGTGCCCGAGACGCTCGACGGCTACCAGGGCGTGGTGTGCCTGGGCGGTGCGATGGGCGCGTTGGACGACGTCGAGCACCCGTGGTTGGCCGACGTGCGCAAGCTCCTGTCCCACGCGGTGTCGAAGCGGGTGCCGGTGCTGGCCCTGTGCCTGGGCGCGCAGCTCCTGGCCGCGGCGACCGGTGGTCAGGTGCGGCGCAGTCCGCACGGCACGCTGATCGGCATGGACCTGGTGGCGAAGCGGGACGCGGCGAGCGGTGACCCGTTGTTCGGCGAGCTGCCGTGGACGCCGGACGTGCTCCAGTTCCACGAGGACGAGGTCTCGTTCCTGCCGCCGACGGCGTTGCTGCTCGCGTCGTCCCCGAAGTGCGCGAACGAGGCGTTCCGCGTGGGGGACCGGGCCTACGGCTTGCAGTTCCACATCGAGACGACGCCGGACATGGTCGTGGGCTGGGGAGCCGGGAACCCGGATGCGGTGGCCGCGGCACGTCCGGGCGCGCTCGACCCGGACCGGCTCGCGCAGGGTCACGAGGACATCCGTGAGGTCTGGGAGCCGTTCGCCGAAAGATTCGTGCGCCTGGCGTCGGGTGAGCTGACGATCCAACGGAGCTTGCCGTTGGTGTGA
- a CDS encoding bifunctional [glutamine synthetase] adenylyltransferase/[glutamine synthetase]-adenylyl-L-tyrosine phosphorylase, with translation MTDPARLPTSPARFGLTEARSGDHLRAAGWWEGRRPSEGNEPILVALSRSPDPDLALLGVDRLRVALGDGWPELDQALRDGEALRGRLLAVLGASTALSDFLIANPDRWHDLAIDDPVDEESFAPALVAAVEGLTGADAVRALRLEYRALLCRIAAADLAHVVEPDQLYVSYDEVAGLLSDLAVAALRAALDVAERQVPRADECRLAVIAMGKCGARELNYVSDVDVVFVGEGDIAVGTRLASTVMQVAGQACFEVDAALRPEGKAGALVRTLDGHATYYQRWARTWEFQALLKARPVAGDEELGRRYMDVVRPLVWTAAERENFVPDVQSMRRVVEDHVPVGLADRELKLGRGGLRDVEFAVQLLQLVHGRGDEELRITTTTQALAALGRGGYVGRTDAVDFGRAYRFLRTLEHRLQLQRMLRTHLFPADDDAGALRWLARAAGLQAEGGLSESQVLLAEFRKRANQVRRLHEKLFYRPLLQAVANVPTEALRLTTSQAAARLAALGYAASDGALTHIEALTRGVSRRARIQTALLPVLLDLFATTPDPDRGLLAYRKVSEALAETPWYLRLLRDEGTVVDRLAALLGTSKLVPDLLVRAPEVLRLLADTEALIGGDPMAIGNPLRSAVSRYTDLGRAVTAARSLRRQELLRVASADLLGLVPLRTVCVSLSEVWIAVLQAALDAVVRSSGERSASIAVIGMGRLGGRELGYGSDADVLFVCEPAEGVTDSDAARYASSVVEEVRRLLSAPSQDPPLQVDTDLRPEGRQGPLVRTLESYRAYYAQWAELWEAQALLRARFIAGDAELGARFIEMIDPVRYPSKGLDAAAVREIRRIKARVEAERLPRGADPSTHTKLGRGGLADVEWTVQLLQLQHAFEVPGLRTPSTVRGLRAATDAGLMSPEDASALMEAWVMATKARNAVVLVRGKAGDQLPTAGRDLAAVASAMGHDTDPGEFVDSYRRTARRARAVIERIFYGS, from the coding sequence ATGACCGATCCAGCTCGACTGCCGACGTCCCCCGCTCGGTTCGGCCTGACCGAGGCGCGCAGCGGTGATCATCTGCGTGCCGCCGGGTGGTGGGAAGGGCGAAGGCCGAGCGAGGGCAACGAGCCGATCCTGGTGGCGTTGTCCCGCAGCCCCGACCCGGACCTGGCGTTGCTCGGGGTGGACCGGCTGCGCGTGGCGCTCGGCGACGGGTGGCCCGAGCTGGACCAGGCGTTGCGGGACGGCGAAGCGTTGCGCGGGCGGCTGTTGGCGGTGCTCGGCGCTTCCACCGCGTTGTCGGACTTCCTGATCGCCAACCCGGATCGCTGGCACGACCTGGCCATCGACGACCCGGTGGACGAGGAGTCGTTCGCGCCCGCGCTCGTCGCCGCGGTCGAAGGGCTGACCGGCGCGGACGCCGTGCGCGCGTTGCGGCTGGAGTACCGGGCGCTGCTGTGCCGGATCGCCGCCGCGGACCTGGCGCACGTGGTCGAGCCGGACCAGTTGTACGTGAGCTATGACGAGGTCGCCGGTCTGCTGTCGGACCTCGCGGTGGCGGCGTTGCGGGCCGCGCTGGACGTCGCCGAACGGCAGGTGCCGCGGGCCGACGAGTGCCGGCTCGCGGTGATCGCGATGGGCAAGTGCGGCGCGCGGGAGCTGAACTACGTCAGCGACGTGGACGTGGTGTTCGTCGGCGAGGGCGACATCGCGGTGGGGACCCGGCTGGCCAGCACGGTCATGCAGGTCGCGGGCCAGGCGTGCTTCGAGGTGGACGCGGCGCTGCGGCCGGAGGGCAAGGCGGGCGCGCTGGTCCGCACGCTGGACGGCCACGCCACCTACTACCAGCGGTGGGCGCGCACGTGGGAGTTCCAGGCGCTGCTCAAGGCCCGGCCGGTCGCCGGTGACGAGGAGCTGGGGCGGCGGTACATGGACGTGGTGCGTCCGCTCGTGTGGACGGCCGCTGAACGAGAGAACTTCGTGCCCGACGTGCAGTCCATGCGCCGCGTCGTCGAGGACCACGTGCCGGTGGGCCTGGCCGACCGGGAGCTGAAGCTCGGGCGCGGCGGGCTGCGGGACGTCGAGTTCGCCGTGCAGTTGCTCCAGCTCGTCCACGGTCGCGGTGACGAGGAGCTGCGGATCACCACGACCACGCAGGCGTTGGCCGCGTTGGGGCGTGGCGGGTACGTGGGCCGCACGGACGCCGTCGACTTCGGCCGCGCCTACCGGTTCCTCCGCACGTTGGAGCACCGGTTGCAGTTGCAGCGGATGCTGCGCACGCACCTGTTCCCGGCGGACGACGACGCCGGCGCGCTGCGGTGGTTGGCGCGCGCCGCGGGTTTGCAGGCCGAGGGTGGGCTGTCGGAGAGCCAGGTGCTGCTCGCCGAGTTCCGCAAGCGCGCGAACCAGGTGCGCCGGCTGCACGAGAAGCTGTTCTACCGGCCGCTGTTGCAGGCCGTCGCGAACGTGCCGACGGAGGCCCTGCGGTTGACCACGTCCCAGGCCGCGGCCCGCCTGGCCGCGTTGGGTTACGCCGCCTCTGACGGCGCGTTGACCCACATCGAGGCGTTGACCAGGGGTGTTTCCCGGCGGGCGCGGATCCAGACGGCGCTGCTGCCGGTGCTGCTGGACCTGTTCGCCACCACACCGGACCCGGACCGCGGGCTGCTGGCGTACCGGAAGGTGTCCGAGGCGCTGGCCGAGACGCCCTGGTACCTGCGGCTGCTGCGGGACGAGGGCACGGTGGTCGACCGGCTGGCCGCGTTGCTGGGCACGTCGAAGCTCGTGCCGGACCTGCTGGTGCGGGCGCCGGAGGTGCTGCGGCTGCTGGCCGACACCGAGGCGTTGATCGGCGGCGACCCGATGGCCATCGGCAACCCGCTGCGCAGCGCCGTGTCCCGGTACACCGACCTGGGCCGCGCGGTCACCGCCGCCCGGTCGTTGCGCCGTCAGGAGCTGCTGCGGGTGGCGTCGGCGGACCTGCTCGGGCTCGTGCCGCTGCGGACGGTGTGCGTGTCGCTGTCCGAGGTGTGGATCGCGGTGTTGCAGGCGGCGTTGGACGCGGTGGTGCGGTCGTCCGGCGAGCGGTCGGCGTCGATCGCGGTCATCGGCATGGGCCGGCTCGGCGGGCGTGAGCTGGGGTACGGCTCGGACGCCGACGTGCTGTTCGTCTGCGAGCCCGCTGAAGGCGTGACGGATTCGGACGCCGCTCGGTACGCGTCGTCCGTGGTGGAGGAGGTGCGGCGGCTGCTCAGCGCGCCCAGCCAGGACCCGCCGTTGCAGGTGGACACCGACCTGCGGCCGGAGGGCAGGCAGGGGCCGCTGGTGCGCACGCTGGAGTCGTACCGGGCGTACTACGCGCAGTGGGCCGAGCTGTGGGAGGCGCAGGCGTTGCTGCGGGCGCGGTTCATCGCGGGTGACGCGGAGCTGGGCGCGCGGTTCATCGAGATGATCGACCCCGTGCGGTATCCCTCGAAAGGGCTGGACGCGGCGGCGGTGCGGGAGATCCGGCGCATCAAGGCGCGTGTGGAGGCCGAGCGGCTGCCGCGGGGCGCCGATCCGTCGACGCACACCAAGCTGGGGCGCGGCGGACTGGCGGACGTCGAGTGGACGGTGCAGCTGTTGCAGTTGCAGCACGCGTTCGAGGTGCCGGGCCTGCGGACGCCGTCGACCGTGCGCGGGCTGCGTGCGGCGACCGACGCGGGGCTGATGTCGCCGGAGGACGCGTCCGCGCTGATGGAGGCGTGGGTGATGGCGACGAAGGCGCGGAACGCGGTGGTGCTGGTCCGGGGCAAGGCCGGTGACCAGCTGCCGACGGCGGGGCGTGACCTGGCGGCGGTGGCGTCCGCGATGGGGCACGACACCGATCCGGGCGAGTTCGTGGACTCCTACCGGCGCACGGCCAGGCGCGCGCGGGCCGTGATCGAGCGCATCTTCTACGGTTCCTGA
- a CDS encoding inorganic phosphate transporter, producing MDASLLVIIVVVTALVFDFTNGFHDTANSMATSIATGALRPRTAVAFSAVLNLVGALLSVEVAKTISGGLVDDTRITPAIVFGGLIGAIMWNLVTWYVGLPSSSSHALFGGLIGAAWISAGADAVHFAKVVDKIVAPAIAAPLVAGIVAMLATYLTYRLTKRARKSVTDKGFKVGQIASAALMSLAHGTNDAQKTMGIITLTLITAGTLAPGAEPPLWVILSAAIAIALGTYLGGWRITKTLGTGLTTIEAPQGFAAQTSAATVIMASSHLGFALSTTHVASGGIMGSGLGRQRDGVRWGVAGRMAAAWGLTLPAAGLVGALAGWIASLGTWGVVAVAVVGMGVSLGIWLLSRREPVRPEHVVDEIAAQAETHKVAL from the coding sequence GTGGATGCCTCGCTCCTCGTCATCATCGTGGTCGTGACCGCGTTGGTGTTCGACTTCACCAACGGTTTCCACGACACCGCGAACTCGATGGCGACGTCCATCGCCACGGGCGCCCTGCGGCCACGCACGGCCGTCGCGTTCTCCGCGGTGTTGAACCTGGTGGGCGCGTTGTTGTCGGTGGAAGTCGCCAAGACCATCTCCGGCGGGTTGGTGGACGACACCAGGATCACGCCGGCCATCGTGTTCGGCGGCCTGATCGGCGCGATCATGTGGAACCTGGTGACCTGGTACGTCGGGCTGCCGTCCAGCTCGTCGCACGCCCTGTTCGGCGGGCTCATCGGCGCCGCCTGGATCTCGGCGGGCGCGGACGCGGTGCACTTCGCCAAGGTCGTGGACAAGATCGTGGCACCGGCGATCGCCGCGCCGCTGGTCGCGGGCATCGTGGCGATGCTGGCCACCTACCTGACCTACCGGCTGACGAAGCGGGCGCGGAAGTCGGTGACGGACAAGGGTTTCAAGGTGGGCCAGATCGCGTCCGCCGCGCTCATGTCGTTGGCGCACGGCACGAACGACGCGCAGAAGACGATGGGCATCATCACGCTCACGCTGATCACCGCCGGGACCCTCGCGCCGGGCGCGGAACCGCCTCTCTGGGTGATCCTGAGCGCGGCGATCGCGATCGCGCTGGGCACCTACCTGGGTGGTTGGCGCATCACGAAGACCCTGGGCACGGGCCTGACCACGATCGAGGCGCCGCAGGGTTTCGCCGCGCAGACGAGTGCGGCGACCGTGATCATGGCGTCCTCGCACCTGGGGTTCGCGCTGTCGACCACGCACGTCGCGTCCGGCGGGATCATGGGCTCCGGCCTCGGTCGGCAGCGGGACGGCGTGCGGTGGGGCGTGGCCGGGCGGATGGCGGCGGCCTGGGGGCTCACGCTCCCGGCGGCGGGTCTGGTCGGCGCGCTCGCGGGCTGGATCGCGTCGCTCGGCACGTGGGGCGTGGTGGCCGTGGCGGTGGTCGGGATGGGTGTCTCGCTGGGGATCTGGTTGTTGTCACGCCGTGAGCCGGTGCGGCCGGAGCACGTGGTGGACGAGATCGCGGCGCAGGCCGAGACGCACAAGGTGGCGCTGTGA